A single Phoenix dactylifera cultivar Barhee BC4 chromosome 1, palm_55x_up_171113_PBpolish2nd_filt_p, whole genome shotgun sequence DNA region contains:
- the LOC103722501 gene encoding histone H4-like — protein sequence MSGRGKGGKGLGKGGAKRHRKVLRDNIQGITKPAIRRLARRGGVKRISGLIYEETRGVLKVFLENVIRDAVTYTEHARRKTVTAMDVVYALKRQGRTLYGFGG from the coding sequence ATGTCGGGGCGAGGCAAGGGAGGCAAGGGATTGGGGAAGGGCGGGGCGAAGAGGCACCGCAAGGTCCTCCGCGATAACATTCAGGGCATTACGAAGCCCGCCATTCGCCGCCTGGCCCGCCGCGGCGGCGTCAAGCGCATCAGCGGCCTCATCTACGAGGAGACGCGCGGCGTCCTCAAGGTCTTTCTCGAGAACGTCATCCGCGACGCTGTCACCTATACCGAGCACGCCCGCCGGAAGACGGTCACCGCCATGGACGTCGTCTACGCCCTCAAGCGCCAGGGCCGAACCCTCTACGGCTTCGgcggttaa
- the LOC103722507 gene encoding formin-like protein 20: MAAELEDRKPSTSDPDKSDGDDSDSLSLCDVAPAGNDESDGLVSSDDSQLSPPPPPPTDPFEFFPGDHSAVEEMCSADDVFHQGQLLPYKPPPPQPSPAKTSDATAPKIAPFDHRRSESLNRINRPRGGGAGLAAEYRRLRRAASDSDSRTPLPPPTQPPARPRSRRPKWYLVVFGSVRVPAAMEMKDIRNRQRRQRSLSLAECGGLGYEGGRGPWKLLQSLSCNGAESAVVSTPLNVVSHVPG, from the coding sequence ATGGCGGCGGAGCTCGAGGATAGGAAGCCCTCGACCTCCGACCCCGACAAATCCGACGGCGACGACTCCGACTCCCTCTCCCTCTGCGACGTCGCCCCGGCCGGAAATGATGAATCCGACGGTCTCGTTTCCTCCGACGATAGCCAattatctcctcctcctcctcctcctaccgACCCTTTCGAGTTCTTCCCCGGCGACCACTCCGCCGTCGAGGAGATGTGCTCCGCGGACGATGTCTTCCACCAGGGGCAGCTCCTCCCCTATAAGCCCCCTCCTCCGCAGCCGTCTCCGGCGAAAACAAGCGATGCCACCGCCCCCAAGATAGCACCTTTCGATCACAGGCGGTCGGAGTCGCTCAACCGGATCAACCGGCCCCGCGGCGGCGGCGCGGGGCTCGCGGCCGAGTACCGGAGACTGAGGAGGGCGGCATCAGATTCAGACTCGAGAACCCCTCTGCCGCCGCCGACTCAGCCtccggcgaggccgaggtcgcgGCGGCCGAAGTGGTATCTGGTCGTGTTTGGTTCTGTGAGGGTCCCGGCGGCGATGGAGATGAAGGACATCCGGAACCGGCAGAGGCGGCAGAGATCACTATCTCTGGCGGAGTGCGGCGGGTTGGGGTACGAGGGAGGGAGAGGCCCGTGGAAGCTTCTCCAGTCTCTGAGCTGCAACGGGGCGGAGAGCGCCGTCGTGTCGACGCCGCTAAACGTCGTCTCGCACGTGCCGGGTTGA